From one Leptidea sinapis chromosome 22, ilLepSina1.1, whole genome shotgun sequence genomic stretch:
- the LOC126970979 gene encoding zinc finger protein 33A-like isoform X1 — MIYFKMESWPLLCRSCLSPKSTVSIIGENLKEKFFHTTTIEIKEEDGLPCYLCNDCYSIMTIAYEFREQCLKMDETLKTQLSLFTNHENLDNEAIEVNECGIEDDTSKESMKKLAAIIKNEPMDDDDCYYVLVIDNPDEETSNFPSITNIKQEEVEDLNTDSHIDESDKQNEETQKQFENCVDSFLISKPIVSTTVPDTILENEEGHENEIDFETIQGNFIDEPSIIHKDDSAQPLHEVKDLKSNNFLKIITPTGVEKTIWLQNASDIKYITDSQEADDNEESGEQEEIVFYEDDEQQLQILKCEGSELVIEYADEDQIATVIQQEDGTFLCDCGESFKDLVEYQNHQYKHNPAGDNLCNKCGKGFETPEILAGHMQLHKSTSTLVECQFCNKYIKRSALTHHIKFVHSVKPKCTICDKTFANQNNLKRHMMIHRGIKEFECDICMKRFNQKITMQTHRLTHLNSTTCSVCDTMFEDRASLVIHRENNGCTNASATKVKDDLLKAVKREITTNDGKLLGYACSLCKKMFSIESALEQHVEKVHIIETLEEKKINKQMKRFECKSCGKNCASQAMLVMHERVHTNERPFPCQLCTLKFKTKTHLRTHQLTHTREKKFGCSVCMKFFALKGNLVVHLRTHTGERPYVCSICDEAFIDSKYLKKHKLRKHAIENVPWNQY; from the exons atgatatattttaaaatggaaTCCTGGCCCTTGCTGTGTCGGAGTTGTCTTTCGCCAAAATCTACAGTGTCAATAattggtgaaaatttaaagGAGAAATTTTTTCATACAACCACGATCGAG ATTAAAGAAGAGGATGGATTGCCATGTTATTTGTGCAATGATTGTTACTCAATAATGACTATAGCATATGAATTCAGAGAACAGTGTTTAAAGATGGATGAGACATTAAAGACACAACTGTCATTGTTTACAAATCATGAAAATCTTGATAATGAAGCTATTGAAGTAAATGAGTGTGGTATAGAAGATGATACATCCAAAGAATCAATGAAGAAACTTGCagctattattaaaaatgagcCGATGGATGATGATGATTGTTACTATGTTTTAGTAATTGATAATCCTGATGAAGAAACTTCAAACTTTCCTAGTATTACTAATATAAAGCAAGAAGAAGTAGAAGACCTTAACACTGATTCTCATATAGATGAAAGTGACAAACAAAATGAAGAAACTCAAAAGCAGTTTGAGAATTGTGttgattcatttttaatttctaaaCCGATTGTATCAACTACTGTGCCAGATACTATATTAGAAAATGAGGAAGGTCATGAGAATGAGATTGATTTTGAAACAATTCAGGGGAATTTTATTGATGAGCCTAGTATAATCCATAAAGATGACTCAGCTCAACCATTGCATGAGGTGAAGGAcctaaaatcaaataatttcttGAAAATAATTACTCCAACAGGTGTTGAAAAAACCATATGGCTCCAAAATGCAagtgatattaaatatattacagaCAGCCAAGAGGCAGATGATAATGAGGAATCTGGTGAACAGGaagaaatagtattttatgagGATGATGAACAGCAATTACAAATTCTCAAATGTGAAGGATCAGAATTAGTTATTGAATATGCAGATGAAGACCAGATAGCAACCGTCATACAGCAAGAAGATGGTACATTCCTGTGTGACTGCGGAGAATCATTTAAAGATCTTGTGGAGTACCAAAACCATCAGTACAAACATAATCCTGCAGGAGACAATTTGTGCAATAAGTGTGGTAAAGGCTTTGAGACACCTGAGATTTTGGCTGGCCACATGCAGTTACACAAATCAACATCTACACTAGTTGAATgtcaattttgtaataaatatattaagcgGAGTGCATTGACACATCATATAAAGTTTGTGCATAGTGTAAAGCCGAAATGTACAATCTGTGATAAAACCTTTGCAAATCAGAATAATTTAAAACGGCACATGATGATACATAGAGGCATCAAAGAATTCGAATGTGATATTTGCATGAAACGatttaatcaaaaaataacaatgcaAACTCACAGATTGACACATTTAAATTCAACTACATGTAGTGTCTGTGATACAATGTTTGAGGATAGGGCATCATTGGTAATACATCGAGAAAACAATGGATGTACTAACGCAAGTGCTACTAAAGTAAAGGATGACCTTCTGAAAGCTGTAAAAAGGGAAATAACAACGAATGATGGAAAACTCTTGGGCTATGCTTGCTCCTTGTGCAAAAAGATGTTTTCAATAGAATCGGCTTTAGAGCAGCATGTTGAAAAAGTTCATATAATTGAAACATTAGAAGAAAAGAAGATAAACAAACAAATGAAGAGGTTTGAGTGTAAAAGTTGTGGGAAGAATTGTGCAAGTCAGGCAATGCTTGTAATGCATGAGAGAGTGCATACAAATGAGAGGCCATTCCCATGTCAACTTTGCACATTGaagttcaaaacaaaaacaCATTTACGGACACACCAGTTGACCCACACACGTGAAAAGAAATTTGGTTGTTCAGTTTGTATGAAGTTCTTTGCGTTGAAGGGTAACTTAGTTGTACATTTACGTACTCACACAGGGGAACGTCCTTATGTATGTTCAATATGTGATGAAGCGTTCATTGATTCCAAATACTTGAAGAAACATAAGTTAAGAAAACATGCTATTGAGAATGTTCCGTGGAACCAATATTAA
- the LOC126970979 gene encoding zinc finger protein 33A-like isoform X2, which yields MTIAYEFREQCLKMDETLKTQLSLFTNHENLDNEAIEVNECGIEDDTSKESMKKLAAIIKNEPMDDDDCYYVLVIDNPDEETSNFPSITNIKQEEVEDLNTDSHIDESDKQNEETQKQFENCVDSFLISKPIVSTTVPDTILENEEGHENEIDFETIQGNFIDEPSIIHKDDSAQPLHEVKDLKSNNFLKIITPTGVEKTIWLQNASDIKYITDSQEADDNEESGEQEEIVFYEDDEQQLQILKCEGSELVIEYADEDQIATVIQQEDGTFLCDCGESFKDLVEYQNHQYKHNPAGDNLCNKCGKGFETPEILAGHMQLHKSTSTLVECQFCNKYIKRSALTHHIKFVHSVKPKCTICDKTFANQNNLKRHMMIHRGIKEFECDICMKRFNQKITMQTHRLTHLNSTTCSVCDTMFEDRASLVIHRENNGCTNASATKVKDDLLKAVKREITTNDGKLLGYACSLCKKMFSIESALEQHVEKVHIIETLEEKKINKQMKRFECKSCGKNCASQAMLVMHERVHTNERPFPCQLCTLKFKTKTHLRTHQLTHTREKKFGCSVCMKFFALKGNLVVHLRTHTGERPYVCSICDEAFIDSKYLKKHKLRKHAIENVPWNQY from the coding sequence ATGACTATAGCATATGAATTCAGAGAACAGTGTTTAAAGATGGATGAGACATTAAAGACACAACTGTCATTGTTTACAAATCATGAAAATCTTGATAATGAAGCTATTGAAGTAAATGAGTGTGGTATAGAAGATGATACATCCAAAGAATCAATGAAGAAACTTGCagctattattaaaaatgagcCGATGGATGATGATGATTGTTACTATGTTTTAGTAATTGATAATCCTGATGAAGAAACTTCAAACTTTCCTAGTATTACTAATATAAAGCAAGAAGAAGTAGAAGACCTTAACACTGATTCTCATATAGATGAAAGTGACAAACAAAATGAAGAAACTCAAAAGCAGTTTGAGAATTGTGttgattcatttttaatttctaaaCCGATTGTATCAACTACTGTGCCAGATACTATATTAGAAAATGAGGAAGGTCATGAGAATGAGATTGATTTTGAAACAATTCAGGGGAATTTTATTGATGAGCCTAGTATAATCCATAAAGATGACTCAGCTCAACCATTGCATGAGGTGAAGGAcctaaaatcaaataatttcttGAAAATAATTACTCCAACAGGTGTTGAAAAAACCATATGGCTCCAAAATGCAagtgatattaaatatattacagaCAGCCAAGAGGCAGATGATAATGAGGAATCTGGTGAACAGGaagaaatagtattttatgagGATGATGAACAGCAATTACAAATTCTCAAATGTGAAGGATCAGAATTAGTTATTGAATATGCAGATGAAGACCAGATAGCAACCGTCATACAGCAAGAAGATGGTACATTCCTGTGTGACTGCGGAGAATCATTTAAAGATCTTGTGGAGTACCAAAACCATCAGTACAAACATAATCCTGCAGGAGACAATTTGTGCAATAAGTGTGGTAAAGGCTTTGAGACACCTGAGATTTTGGCTGGCCACATGCAGTTACACAAATCAACATCTACACTAGTTGAATgtcaattttgtaataaatatattaagcgGAGTGCATTGACACATCATATAAAGTTTGTGCATAGTGTAAAGCCGAAATGTACAATCTGTGATAAAACCTTTGCAAATCAGAATAATTTAAAACGGCACATGATGATACATAGAGGCATCAAAGAATTCGAATGTGATATTTGCATGAAACGatttaatcaaaaaataacaatgcaAACTCACAGATTGACACATTTAAATTCAACTACATGTAGTGTCTGTGATACAATGTTTGAGGATAGGGCATCATTGGTAATACATCGAGAAAACAATGGATGTACTAACGCAAGTGCTACTAAAGTAAAGGATGACCTTCTGAAAGCTGTAAAAAGGGAAATAACAACGAATGATGGAAAACTCTTGGGCTATGCTTGCTCCTTGTGCAAAAAGATGTTTTCAATAGAATCGGCTTTAGAGCAGCATGTTGAAAAAGTTCATATAATTGAAACATTAGAAGAAAAGAAGATAAACAAACAAATGAAGAGGTTTGAGTGTAAAAGTTGTGGGAAGAATTGTGCAAGTCAGGCAATGCTTGTAATGCATGAGAGAGTGCATACAAATGAGAGGCCATTCCCATGTCAACTTTGCACATTGaagttcaaaacaaaaacaCATTTACGGACACACCAGTTGACCCACACACGTGAAAAGAAATTTGGTTGTTCAGTTTGTATGAAGTTCTTTGCGTTGAAGGGTAACTTAGTTGTACATTTACGTACTCACACAGGGGAACGTCCTTATGTATGTTCAATATGTGATGAAGCGTTCATTGATTCCAAATACTTGAAGAAACATAAGTTAAGAAAACATGCTATTGAGAATGTTCCGTGGAACCAATATTAA